The window AGCAACCAACAAACTGGATCAAAACTGAATCCTTGGATTGATCAATGTATTGTCGCCATCAATTAGTCCAAAATTGTTCCCAAAAAGAGGGTCCAGAATTGACATTAAGAGACAAATTTATGATGATATGGAGATATGAATACTCATGGATCCAGTTACTAGCTTCATCAAGTCTTAGCAATGACCAACCTAGCATGCGACAGCCATACCAGACCTGACAACCAACTCTTGTCAGGCAAGAACACTGAAACAATTTGTGGTGCAGTAAGCATTTAAATATGTTAAGTGTCTTAAGAAACTTTACAGCAGAACCAGGATTTCAGCGGGCCCTCCAGGCTATAATAGAAAATTGGTGGGCGATAAGAAATGTAAGCCTGTTCCAACCCCAACTCAGAGATGAGGAACTCGAaccttcgctgaagcgattccttgGACATCCTCAACAAAATCAGAACCTTAGGCACAGGAATACTCACCCTCGGCATCAGTCAACCTTAACATTTTCTTCAGGTATTTCATTTTGGTGGCGATATTTTTCCTGCCAAGGAATGCGACAATGCACAGGGTGTGCCTGAACATCCCAAAGTCATGGGGCACACTTATGCCATCGGTGCAAGCCAAACATCACCCAGAATGCATTAAAAATATAAAATAGAGATTTTAATACAATGTAGAATGACCTGTTCTCATTTACTTAGTTCCAAGTGTTAGATAGCATGGCACGGCATGATGATGAACAAGTTCACAACAAAGGCATGGTTTCTTCTCTAcaacttcctccgtcccataatgtaagatgttattACAATCAATATATGAGTACATTGGTTGTAACAACATCTTgtattataggacggagggagtaaatgatAACTTTAGCATATCAGGATTCAAATTATCAGTTTCATCAAGAGTTAGCAAAGACCATACCAGCATCTAACAGAGCGGATAACCAACATCAACTTAGGCAAAGTACACTGAAACAGGAATTACCAGCTTTCAACAAAATGAAAACTTTGTTGCACCGTACACAGTTTACCAATTCTCATAGCCCATTCTTGGTTCATGTAAATCTGAATCTAGCCGGCACTTCCCCTTTGCAAGCAGCCGCGTAGTCCTCAGCGAGGTGTGGTGCGGCTTCCTTGTGAGGGCATATGAACTTTTCCGTGAAAACCTTCTCAGTCCTAATCAGTGATGTATAGTAGCTCCGCCCGTGCTCTAGCAATCCATTTTCCTTGAGAAATTTCACAACATAGTAGCGGGGCCTGAGCCGGCCCTCCAGGCTGTAAGTGAGCATAACGGGGTGATGAGCAATGTAGGCCGGCTCCAACCCCACCTCAGAGATAAGGAACTCTGACATACGCTGCAGCACATCATGTGACCTTGTCAGCAACACCGGAGCCTTGGACACCGCAATGCCAACCTCGGTATCTGACCACCTAAGTGTCTTCTTCAAGTAGTCCAGTTTGGCAGTGATCTTGTGCTGGCTGAAGTATGAGACGGCGTGCAGCGCTTGCCTGAACATTCCAGAGCCACGAGGCACACCTATATCTTCGGCGCGCGCAATCATCGTCACGACACGCCCTGGTTTGGCACAAAGTATCCTCGGTACACGGATGAAGAGCTTGGCAATATCACAAGCACCTAGCCCGCACTCTGCTAGGAGCTTGACATTGGGCTTGACAACCCTCTCTAGGTCGGAGCAGAGGAAGCCGGAGCCGTGTTTGAGGGGCCGGAGCAAGTTGTCGATGGAGCCGAAGAGCGGCAGGTAGTACTCTAGCTTGGAGACGACGGATCTGCGGCGGAAACTGTCCGGGGCAAGCGAGATGAGGCGCGCAGTCTCAGCATTTGAGAGGCCGAGGCCGGTCAGCCCAGCGACGACGGGGTCCAGAGTTCTCTCCACGCCGGCGCAGAGGAAGAGCGGGTCCCTGGCGACGAGGGCGGCCAcgtcggcgccggagaggccgaggccggcgaggaaggcgagcACGGCATCGGGCTTGGAGGGGGACCTGAGGTGGGAGAGCTTGGCGGAGGCCTTGAGTGCCTGGGCTCGGGTCAGGCCGCAGGTGCCGACGAGGTAGTCCTCCACGGCGAAGCTAGGGTTCGGGGAAATGGCGGGCGTGGCGGCggagaggaggcggtggagagagagGAGTGGAGAGGTGGAAGGATCTGGTGCCGCGGAGAGGAGATGGGAGAGGATGcgctgccggaggaggaggagcatgacgccgggacggcgggcggcggcggcggcggcggcggcagcggtggggaaTTCCAGTGGCGTTGGGTGCGGCGTGAGTCTCCTCTGATGTGATGGTGTGACTTGGCTGAGCTACTAAAGTAATCATCCAATCTCTGCCATCCAACTAACATCCAACGGCCACCAGAATGTGTGGGGATAATAACTTGGCTGAATAATTATCTCACAACAAAattcttcttctctttttcttaaaaaaaaatcTCCAGGTCAGAAAAAGTTATTCTTATCTTTTTGTGAAAACTGATATGCAGAGTGAAAGTCTTTTATTGTATTGTAAAATGTTGAGATGCAACAGTAGCAATTTTCACGCAATGTGTGGGGATTGCTACAACAATAAGGAGGTTCGTATTTGACCATTGTTTTCGTTATTTTTATCAATCCGCACGTGTGCTAGCAAAGTATAGTTATTATTATGAAAATCCAATACGCAACCGCTTCCTCCCTAAAGAAATTAGACTTCCTTTGCCTCCCGTCGGCGTCGGCGTTGGTCCGTCTCGTCTTCGgactccggtggccttagggccatggagacATGGTGGATCTCGGCTTTTTGCCAGTGAAAGGGTTTGTTTTTTTAGATGTTTCTTTGAGTTATGTTAAGATTTGTGTCTTGCTCATGTAGGCGCGAcgcgcggcggctccctgaagatggaataaggttctccttgTCTAGCCCCCGCCCCGGTGATGCCTCTAGCATCACCGATGGACATGTGAAGATGTGTCTCCGGCAGCTCTATTTTTGGTGGATATCGTAGTGGGCGCACGTTAGATGCCAAATGATGGCTAAAGAGAGGGATAGGCTCGAGGGCACGGTAGGATCCAGAGGCGAGGTCAACATGAGCGAGCGAGGGACGCAAGACATactcaggttcggggctctccgaagagataatacccctagtcctaccGAGTGTGGTTTATGTGTAAAGGGTACAAGCTTGCTCCTAGAGCTGTCTTGAGGAGGGAGGAAGACAGGCCAAAGCATAGGATGCTCCTTCTTCTTGTATGTGTGTGTATTCTACTTATGATTGCCTCGCCCCCGTGCATGGAGGCCTCCTGGGGGGTTTATAAATCaaccccccagggttacaatggtaaagttACATGGGCGAGGGGCTGGGATGTCAGCGTCTCGGAAGCCGGTGCTGGGGCCCGCCGGGTGCCAGGATTCGCCGGGTTCTCCGGGCATGGGCCCCGTGCGCCAGGGGGCACTTTTCCCATCTTGCCATGCGTCACCGAGTGGTCGAGCCGGCTTGACTACAGTGGCGCGTCGCCTGGTCATTGTCGGCTTGCGTCAACATGATGGATGATGCACTTTAGCCACGCCGGCTCTGGTCAACGGGGTAGGTGggtcactgttgccacgctcctgcCGGTCAACGCCCCAGGGTGGGTAGGAGCGGGTCGAGTCCGTATCACCGCGGAACAAATGCAGCATCCGGATCTGATCTATCTACTCGGCAATTCATCCGGTGACTTCAGGTCGCCAAAGAAGCCCCAAGAAGCATCAAACATTTCCGATGAGATCCATGGAGCTATTCTGAGAAGCAAGCACTAGCTCCCAGTACGACTTCACAAAAAGCAATCGAAGATAAGATCGAAGAAAATGAAACACACGTGGTGGTCATTATAGCGGTTTCTTCGGATCCTAGAAAACGTCCAAAAAAATAGGCTATGGAACTACCGATCAAAGGCAAAAAGACAATAAGTAGATACATAAGATCGAGTCTCTTAAAAAAATCAGACAACGGGCCACTGTAGCCACGCTCATCCCTTCATGGGGACTTGTTCCATCGTACGCCTTGGATGGGACAGGAGTTGGCCCGCGGCCGGGCTGAGGGACGCACTGTGGTCGCGCTTACTTGTTGAAGAAGTCTTGACTTGCTGGGTCCCACCGGCATGCTCTAGCGAGTCTGGCCGGGTTGCGGGACCCGACCAAGGGCCAGACGGATTGAGGGGCATTGCTAGCCCcgatgtttttgaaaaggatccgggttcagttgcctgcccggggtccatccccaCGATAGTGGATTTGCTTGAATCTGGTCGTCGTTCATCTACATTCTTGTGTTTTCAGGTTGGATCATTCCGGTCTACACTACTCTTCATCGGCtgtggttgttgttctggtgccctGATCCTATGGGGCTTTAGCGCGACAACTTCCCGACTGTCTATTAGCTAGAACAAGTTTTTCCTGGCTCCAGCGAGGGAGTGGCGATGACGATCGCGCGCCCTCGGCTCGCTTCAGTAcgtgtagtcatcgctaggtggtctatggatctgaatgtaatttttatcATTTCTAGTGTTCATTGTACTGCTATGATTGAAgataaatagatcgggagttttttCGCAAAAAGAAACTATAGATATTATAATAAGCTTTTGTTTAGTTGAATGAATGAGCCTATAACTAAGTCAGCAAACTTATGGACAATGTAAGTATTTAGCCATGATGGTCTTCCACTAAAAAAGTGAATTGCCACTTAGCAAGGAAAACCGGCAAAAAAACACGGCCAGTCCACAGTGATAAGAGTAACCCAAAGTCAAACACACACTGCAAGAAGTGACAAACATCAACANNNNNNNNNNNNNNNNNNNNNNNNNNNNNNNNNNNNNNNNNNNNNNNNNNNNNNNNNNNNNNNNNNNNNNNNNNNNNNNNNNNNNNNNNNNNNNNNNNNNNNNNNNNNNNNNNNNNNNNNNNNNNNNNNNNNNNNNNNNNNNNNNNNNNNNNNNNNNNNNNNNNNNNNNNNNNNNNNNNNNNNNNNNNNNNNNNNNNNNNNNNNNNNNNNNNNNNNNNNNNNNNNNNNNNNNNNNNNNNNNNNNNNNNNNNNNNNNNNNNNNNNNNNNNNNNNNNNNNNNNNNNNNNNNNNNNNNNNNNNNNNNNNNNNNNNNNNNNNNNNNNNNNNNNNNNNNNNNNNNNNNNNNNNNNNNNNNNNNNNNNNNNNNNNNNNNNNNNNNNNNNNNNNNNNNNNNNNNNNNNNNNNNNNNNNNNNNNNNNNNNNNNNNNNNNNNNNNNNNNNNNNNNNNNNNNNNNNNNNNNNNNNNNNNNNNNNNNNNNNNNNNNNNNNNNNNNNNNNNNNNNNNNNNNNNNNNNNNNNNNNNNNNNNNNNNNNNNNNNNNNNNNNNNNACACATTAGCCATAGCTAGCCAATAACGAAAATGACACCATAATTGTGGCACTAAATTGCCGTTGGCATGAGACATACAACCAAAAGGAGGCTCCAAATTGGATAGAAGAATACGGTCCACCACTTGGCACCATCATAGTTACAGTATAAGGGCCACACGTGGAGATCCGGACGCTCTGTCCTGGCAACAAAACACGACAAAAGTGAAGGGGCTCATGGATGATTCCTAGGGGGAGCGACGCACGACACGCAACTATCGGCGAATCTAGATGAATCCGAGGTTTCTCTCGGAGACTAACGGAGTAGAACAAAGTGTCACAGCTCCAATGAATAATACTTCTACGGAGTTGAGTAGCAACCTCATAGATGTCAAAAATATTAGGGAAATAGCCAAAATGGCCTCCCCTTCTCCAGTCCTGTATAACACTAAGCTCCCTAGTTTTAAAGAGCCCATGCTCAATTGAGGTCTCCAATTATTATTGAGTCACCCGATTTTAACTGGGTCAACAAATTCTCAAAGCGCTCTAATTCAATTCTTTTATACTATAAACTATGTTTTCTGATTTTTAAGGCCTCGCAATTAATTAGGGTATTCAATTTAGAAATGGGACATTcaattttgaccgggtcaacaatttGTCAAGCTCTCCCATTTAATTCTTTTAATTCACTAGTTCCCTAATTTCGAAGCTCTTTATCCAAATGAGGTATTCTATTTTTGGATCTGGTTTACGATTTTGACCGGCCAATGATTTTCAAATCAATCAGCAGCAACCAGGCTATATATAAAAACATATCAATCTCGCATACCCTCCCAACATCTAGTGTTAATGAATCAGCACCGTCCTAGAACAGAAATGAAGCATACCGCGCACGACAGCAGGGTTTAAACATAGTTTCGAACCCTCTTCGGACAGGGTTCGAAAAAGCCCAGCCATTACACATTCATCTAACCTTCCTCACCTCCCAAACAGCGGCCAACTGCACCAAATAGCGACGCTTGATTGTATAACACTGATCTTCCCCTGCCATCTTCAGAGTGCGTGAGCAGGCTCGCGCCGCCATGGCTGAAACCAGCGACCATGTAACCTTGCGTCTGCAGCCTGACAACAGCGGTGGCTTCGGTCCCTGGCATTTGCATCGCCAGGTCTCGAAGCAGGCTCTTTTTTCTTCAAACCATGCAGATGCAGGAGGATTGCATGTGAGTTTTACATATAGGAGAAAAAGGGGGAACCTAAACAACAAAGAACTAAATGTCTTACAACATGAAAAAAAAACTAAGGAATAGAAAGAAGCCTGAAAACCGAAAAAGGTAAAATTTTACCCAAAAAGGAAGACTGAAAACCACCCACGAGGAGCAAAACTATCAGA is drawn from Triticum dicoccoides isolate Atlit2015 ecotype Zavitan chromosome 6B, WEW_v2.0, whole genome shotgun sequence and contains these coding sequences:
- the LOC119320553 gene encoding uncharacterized protein LOC119320553; amino-acid sequence: MLLLLRQRILSHLLSAAPDPSTSPLLSLHRLLSAATPAISPNPSFAVEDYLVGTCGLTRAQALKASAKLSHLRSPSKPDAVLAFLAGLGLSGADVAALVARDPLFLCAGVERTLDPVVAGLTGLGLSNAETARLISLAPDSFRRRSVVSKLEYYLPLFGSIDNLLRPLKHGSGFLCSDLERVVKPNVKLLAECGLGACDIAKLFIRVPRILCAKPGRVVTMIARAEDIGVPRGSGMFRQALHAVSYFSQHKITAKLDYLKKTLRWSDTEVGIAVSKAPVLLTRSHDVLQRMSEFLISEVGLEPAYIAHHPVMLTYSLEGRLRPRYYVVKFLKENGLLEHGRSYYTSLIRTEKVFTEKFICPHKEAAPHLAEDYAAACKGEVPARFRFT